In Zingiber officinale cultivar Zhangliang unplaced genomic scaffold, Zo_v1.1 ctg167, whole genome shotgun sequence, the sequence AGTTTTTATTCTATTAGATGGTTTAAGGAAAATCAATTTTATTGATAAGAAATTTGGATACTCACAGGAAAAAAATCCTTTAGCTAAGATAATTTTGAGGTTCATCTAGGATAATCGCCAGCAAAAATAATGAGAACAATTACCATTTGGTCCAGATATATAACATAGAAAGCTGCTCTATTTGTTGCAACTGATATTTTATTGCTCTAGTGGTTGATAGGTATTCACAGTGATCAATATCTAAAACTTCATGCTGGAGAGTAATCTCCACTACTATGTATATTTCCATCGACTGAGATACTAGAATTTAGCTCTTGGCTTTTCCAAGATTGTGGCATGGGTACAAGATGCAAAATGTGGGTCTCAGCATATTATGGTTCGGGTCTCTCATTGTCAAAGCAAAGCCTTATTGTTGCAGTTGTGTAGATTCATTGACGACTTATTGCAGTTGCACATGCTGCTCATTGTGACTGCATAACTTGTTGACCAGTTTTTCTGGCCTCCACATTAAACTCCCTTACCAATAGTATAAGCAAGTTTCAACTACTGATACTATAAGTATTGCTTGGATAGAGACAGATTGTTTGACTCATTGTAATTTTTATCATTGCTACATAACTTATTGTTATGTGAGGGTCTTTTCAAGACTGATAACATATAAAGCATAATTAATCTATGCAAAGTTAGTTAGCAACCTGTGCACAAGCTGACATTTGAGTAGGAATCTAGGAACAATTAGCCCCCAAAAAGAAGAGGTGAATCTTACTACTGCAGAATGGCAGGAGAGGCTGATATTATGGCTGGAAGCATAATTGAGGGAGCATGAAATAAAAATTtacgaaggggagccttggcgtaacggtaaagttgttgtcatgcgACCTAGAGGTCACGGTTTCTAGTcacgaaacaacctcttgcaatgcAGGGTAAGACTGCATACAATAGACCCTTCCCCGGACCTTGCAttggcgggagctttgtgcatCGGACTACCCTTCCCTTTCTTTTATTAGGAATTTGAAATTCAAGTAACAATGTATGAAATTTGGGAGAATGTGAAGTCTTTATTAAGTTGTCATAGTGGTAAATATATAGGTGTTTTGTTGTGTAAAATGTAAATGTATTCAATGCCTTACCCATGTCATGCTATCAATTCTTTTTTTTCTACTCTTATTTAGCACTGCAATGCAGATAGTATACAACACAATGTTGTAAACAACAGTTTGTCTTTGTCATTATATTCttcttcaaataaatttaatCTCTTTGAATACTATGAGATCGACATCTTGCATCACCGGAAGAGTTAATttcttctgagtcaggttctaTTTCTGTAGGCTATGCATTCTGCTCCAATTTATATTGCAGAGACTTCTCCGAGACAAATTCGAGGCATACTTGTTTCTATGAAGGAGTTTTTCATCATCTTAGGGTTGCTTGTAAGTTTAGATGGGTTAATTGACATAAGACCAGTTTAATCTCAGGATAATTATGGTGCTTGCTTCCATGTAGTTGGGTTATACGCTTAGTAGTATCTATGTTGACTTCGTGGCTGGGTGGCGATATATGTATGCTAGCAGTGCTCCAGTATGCCTAATTATGGGAATTGGAATGTGGTGGCTTCCACCGTCACCTCGCTGGCTGCTTCTGTCTGCCACACAGGGCAAACAGGACATCACAACCATAAAACAGTTAGCTGTTTCTTGTTTTTGCCGTTTGCGGGGTCAAGCTACTGATAGTTCATCTTTGCAAGAAGTTGATTCTATTCTGGATGAATTGCGTGCGGATCTTGAAAAGCAGGTTACAATTGGTGAGATCTTTCAAGGAAAATGCCTTAAAGCCCTCATAATTGGTGGAGGACTGGTCTTTTTTCAGCAGGTTACTGGAATTTCCTTGTTTTTGAAACACACTTTCATAAGGCTATTTCTTTTTAGTGGTCAACGTTATTAAGCACAAAAAAGATGAGCATTTGGTAATAGCTTACTTCTATGTCTGATCAGGTGACAGGGCAACCAAGTGTCTTGTATTATGCTGCCACCATCCTTCAGGTATTCAATCGTGATCCCAATCAAGGGTTGGGAAAACAGAATATTAATTTACATCTTTGCCTATTTATTGTGTCAGAATGCTGGATTTGATGCTGCATCTGATGCTACACGCGTCTCAATTCTTATTGGTCTACTAAAGGTAAgaatctttaaaattattgcagaTGTAATGATGCTCAATCATTTCTGTCCTACAGAGTCACAAGCATTTGTAGACTCTTGAGTAAATAATAAGTTGAGCCCTTTATTAACGACCCAAGTTTATGGCATAAGTCATTTGCCTAATCAAATCTTTAATACACGGCACAAGGTAAATTTAGTATTCCAGGTAATGAACTCATTCTTGTTTTATACAACTTTAATATTCCTGGTAATGAACTCATTCCTGTTCTCATTGCTTCATTAGTATGCGTTGTCATTCCTTATATTTAAGCATGCTTGAATCAAGGAGTTGCATTGTTCTGATTTCTGTATAATAATTCCATATGACCAAACTAGAGATAAGTTCCTTTCCAAGCAGTTACAAGCGATCAAAATCTGTGCAATTTCTATGCCAAAATGTCGAAAATTGTTATGCAAAATTGTTGAAGTTCCTAGTTAGAGAAGCAAAGCACAATTCCGACGCAAAAAATGTGGACAATGAATGTGAACAATCTTTATATTTTTTCCTTTATGCATAACAAAATGCCATCTTCCTTAGAATTAAACGTTGTATTCCTCACAGTAATTATTTTTGTTGAGGTAGAGTCAATTGACGCTTGGGCCTTCTGAACTAAACTCCATTTCAAACAGAATCAgatgtgatttttttttcatgtatTTAACCAGCAAATTTTCCTTCTTTTAGTGTTGTCTTTCCTTTTTCTTGCCAAGGGATGTCTTCCTTCCTCATCTCATCAAATTTCTTTAGATTTCCATAAGTTAAATATTAGCATGTGATTTACTTATTCATAGTCTATTCATGACTGTgcaataaattcctaaaaatgtTAATTTTGCTAAAACATATGTGATTTGGTCTAGGTGGGCCAATtgaagattaaatcaattagcaATTCCATGCAGAACTCCTGTGCCACCTGGCAAACCTAACCAACCCTGCATAGTAGATGTGATGTGGCAAAATGTTAAATGTGCTTACTATTTTTATTCAAAGTGATATTCTGTTGAAATAATAACAGAATATATTCCTCTGTTGGGAATACATCAAGTCAGCTCCTTGTTATGTCTTAGACTCTTAGTTACTCAAGAACCTGGAAAATTTCATTCATAATTGTTTATTATTGATAATCATTTTGTGTTTAAAAACTGATAAGCATTTTTTTTTGTCTAAAGTTTACCACATTTTTTTTTGGATGAAACTTGTACCTTTTGAAATTGGCAGCTAATCATGACTGGAATTGCTGTTTTTGTGGTGGACAAAATTGGCAGAAGACCAATGCTAATTGGAGGTGTTAGTGGAATGGTAAtgtctttaaaattttgatttaaacatATCCAGTTCATATTACAAAAACATATCTATTTGTACTTGAGATAGTTTTTACAGATTTTCTCTAGGCTGTTGTCTATTCACTAGTGTATTTGCTTGAGTTTGGCTTTCACATTACCTGAATGATGAGATATCTAGCCATAATGGTCTTTCTTCGATGGCTGATTTTCTGAGCATATGTTTCATTACTTCCATATGAAATTGACTTTGTTGAAAGGTCTGCTAAGTTAGCGCTCTGACTGAGAATGTAGCTGAAAGTAGAAAGAAGATGCACAAAGTCGAAATCACTAGATAATTCATGGCCATTGGACGAACTAATAATTTGTCCACCTGTACTTTTgcctcttttataatcaacaacagaaCTTTATGTTTGGGACCTCAAATTGCTTGCCATTTGAATGTTGGTTTACTTACTGTAAGATTTAAATCGCTCAAATTTACGAACCAATCTCATGACAATCTTTGGTTGAATTGGTATGAGCTATATAGAACAATATCTAAACCTTCAGAGTATGTGTGGGTAGTGTGCTATGCAGCAGCGAACCCACCCCACAAAACAATACCAAGTCTTTCTGCTTCTCCTTAAATCAAACCTGACCCTCAAAAGCTCTATTCATCTAATTCACTTTCATTCTATAATCATTTAGTTTGGAGTCAGAGTTCCAAGACCCTCTTGTGTGTCTTAGTTTCACTGCAACACATTAGCTGTTTTTCTACTTCAACTATTTAAAACTTGAGTCCTTGTCTTATCACATTTTTAATACAATTATCATATGTTGTTTGACTTAGTAGAGTaatcaaagttttcaaaatatagTGGGTAATCATTAGATATCACACTAGCTACAGACGTGTTATAATATGATATTCTCTAGGTACAAGAAACTTTAAGGAATGAGTGATGGACAGAGCCGGCCCTAGATTTTGAAGGGTccggtacaaaaaaaaaaaaaaaaaaaggccttTGTAttcatataaaaataataaaattgatgctataaaaaataattttattaacaaaacacgtaaactaaatttatatttaggaattttaAGATTTTGGTAGAATAAGGCCgatgaaggaggaagaaaaggaccACTTGACTGCCTCGTgcatattttcctttttttattggacacttttacaaaaaaaaatccataatattttagaatttatatttagatcctttttaatttatttttttcgaACACAGACTTTGTtagcatttatttttaaaatatataaaattacaaaaaaaaagtgGGCTccacctttttaatttaattttttttcactgAACATGTTTTTGTTAGCatttactaaaaaaaatattaaaaaaaaaaatgggccGAGCCAGAGGTGGGCCCTGTGCACCGGCCCCACCTTGACCACCCTAGGGCCAGTTCTGTGATGGAGATAGAATGTCGAGAAAGATGTATGAAATTAATATGTATGATAAAATAAAAGATGTTATTATTCAGCAGCAATTAGATAAAGCCTAgaaaatgataaaattaaagaagatAGGTAAGTGCATTGTCAAAGATGAACTTTCATAAGAAAATTAACTTAATAAGACTTACAGATATAAGGTGTAAGAGATGATCACAAAACTATATTCcacataactaaagcatgttataGACAACGCACCTTTGCATCTAATACATGTGATATGTCTCATTTTGTCAAATTTTGAGGGTGAACATGCCGTTTTGGATCATCAACAACCTTGTGAAGGGCAATCTCATTGGGAAAGATAGAAGAGGGTTTGATGATGCCTGATCAAATAAAACTTGTGCAATCCATCTCTTATTCAGTTAAGCTTACACAATTCATAACTAAGTAATCAAGACCAATATCATGTGCAAGGTTGGACTTCTTTTGCTATTTTTAATTGTATTTTTCTATAGTGAAAAACTGCCAACTATAACAAGGTATCTAtatgtttaaaataaaaaatgtcgAATAGTTATCTTGCTACAGATGATCGGATGAATTGAAAATTGAATGTGAGActcctttttttatttttgctaCAACTTTGTCATGTTGCAGGCAATCTCTTTGTTCCTTCTATCCACTTACTACACTTTGTCGAAGGATTTACCATTCATTGCTGTGATTGCTTTACTTTCATATGTTGGCTGTTACCAGGTATGTTTTATTACCACTTAAGCATTATTGGAATAGATGTTTTTAGTTTCCCTGACTTATTTACTTATTGAGTATTAACTATTGTGATTGGGGCTTGTTTATTATTCTAACTATTTCACAAGGCCAATTTTTTTGAAAGGCACAATTAAGAAGTGTCGGACCAGAATAATCTAACACACACAGCCACAGTGGGGTATTCAATAGtatgctaaaattaattttaacctaACACAGTCAATTTTATCAATCATGTTGACAGTCTTGTATTAAATTTAACTTGATACATACAAGATAGGCTAGCTAACTTGGTTCATGAGATAAATGCTATCACACTAATGGATACTCTATCACAACGGAACATAAACAATGAGACAAGGAATTCAAGCATGAAAGAGAAAAAGAACAAAATTATCAAGATGCAATGTTTTAATACGTTGGTAGTGACTCTATCACCAATTAGTCTACATCAACTACCCAAAATCCTGAGCCCAAAGTAGATACAGTTGACACCTTCCTACAGGTGCTGTATTGATAGGTGAACCAAAGACCCAACAAGAACACGAGTTTATTGAACATATCgagcttgattgaatgtttaggCCTACTATTTAGGATTGCAACATTCATTAAGATGTATGGGATAACTTGTACCTAGTTTAGGTATGATAAAGGTCACCTTATACTCACCCCTTGTATACTACGAATCGGAATTTTAACTTTCTAGTCCATTGACCCAGTTTCATATGCAGACACCTCTTAATTGCTCCCTCCCAATGAAAGTTTGATTGCTTAGTTGTACTACATTCTGATCTAAGCAAAGTTATGCTTCATATTGAATCATATTTCTGCAGGTCTCATTTGGTCCAATTGGCTGGCTCATGATTTCAGAGGTTTTTCCATTGAGATTCAGAGGGCGCGGGCTAAGTATAGCAGTGCTGGTTAACTTCACCTCAAATGCACTGGTGACTTTTTCTTTTTCGCTGCTACAGGTATTGATTACTGAATGCTTTAGCCGAGTACCCATTGAATGCACTTGATAAACCATGGTTAGCATGAATCACGAACGAATGTAGGAGTTAAACCATGGTTAGCTTTGGCGATGAGTGTATTGTCTTGGCTTAAGCTTAACACATGAACTGATTTCGTTGGATGTTTTACTAGAAGTGTTTGTGCTATGATATAACAGAATAGAGTCGTCATTTCGACTGCCTGCAAGCTTAATCTGCAAAATATGGCTTTCGGTTTCGAATCGCGAATGATAATATCGCGTCTTTTCATTATTTGGCATTTCTTTCTCCAATGTTAAGATGTATTGAGATAAACTGCCTGACACTATATTCCGCTGATTGCAGGATTGGGTAGGAACTGCTAGCGTCTTTGCAGGCTTTGGAGTTGTTGCGACCGCAGCTCTCGTGTTCATATACTTCACTGTCCCTGAAACAAAGGGACTCACTTTGGAAGAGATTGAGGCTAAGATTATTTAACTCTTCACTGCAACCTTCAAATAAACGAGGTTATTGTTGGTAAGTTAAAAGCTCTACGTTCTTCTGTCGTAGTGTGGAACCATTTCAGAATGCGAAGGCAACTATGCTGATGATGGGTAGAGAGATTTATGTTGCATTTCGACTCGGATGGGGAGTGGATCCACGCCGGCATTACGGCTAGTAGTTCAATTCAAATGTTGATTTATGTAAATCGacaaaatgatattttttttaaaaaaaattaaaataatgtcCTATCTTATATTttgtattaaaaatattttttttatttcaattgtaatataagtagatattttataattgttacaatataaaatatatatatatttattttaattaattattatacaaaagtattattatattaaaatatttttttttatcaatttaattaaaattgtttacattttattaaaattattttaaatggattaaaataattttaaaataattatagtaGTTATTTAGGTAATTGTTACCATGTtaaaccaacttaattaaaattgtttaaattttattaaaatcaaaattaatttaaataattgtaGAAACATATTAGGTAGTTAGTATTGTATTAAGGTTACGTTTGGTTGagtgtaatgtaatctagcttgtaatgtaatcaaatttgtaatgtaatgtaatcttaatTATATTACTACGTTTGGAAATGTAATAtatgtaatatttgattatgattacattcttttgtttggtatctattatttttgtaatccagattatattatattacaagtttaaaagtgaaacaaacaaaataatctgtcttgtaatgtaatcaggattacattacaaggcagattacgcCCTACTAAACGCAGCCTAAGTGTTATAGCGGTATAGCAATTATGTATTTGCATTAGGTGTATAGTGGTGTAACTATTAGAAGGAAAAAAATGATGAGGTAATATCGAATTTGGgatgactcatttgattttatgGAAATTTTTCATTGGTTGCTAGAGTAAATGGGAAGTGCTAGTGGCGAGGTGTTTAGAAGTTCAACATTTCGTGAATGTGTCTCAtttgaagaatttttttaataaatatgtcATTAGGGATTAAATTGTGAATGTTTGGATGataatttgatatttgataatttaaCGTTCTTATGTTAAGGTGTAACAAGAGAGTAGTCTAAGAGAGCAGTCGGACACTATCCTTAATTGACATATTATGACTTTTTTtgactttttaatttttaagaagggatatttttttgacttttttttaatttttgcctTTTATAATTTATGTATTAGTTTTAGTGAAAATATTATATAAACTTCAAAATTCAAAAGTGACAAAATAGATTTAGGGTCCTTTAGTGGTAGAATTAAGAATGATAAtgaatgaatttaattttatatcttttgttttcatctttatttattatattcTTTCTCGTAGGATTTTTAATTTTCATCCTAATGTGTAATAGGATTTTCATTCTCATATTCATATCTATCATAGAATAAAATTGATGTCCTTagtactaataattttttttcattctaTCAAATAATCATCCTTCAATAGAAATATACTAGAATTAACataatatttcaataatttttttataataaaattaatataataatataaaaagtataatttaaaaaatagattaaacggTAATATCTAATTTAATTATattcaataaaaaattaaacatcaATAAAATAGTATATATATCTTACTATCTTATTAAAAATCCCCCTCCTTTACTAATTAACTTTGGTGAagtctaaaatgaatttacgttaatatccttttttctattcacaataaaaataattccaaggtttattagtaatttcataAGCAAaataatcagtgatctagagttcgagattcagccatattattatgaatttttttcatcattaattttctctggttgttttatacttttcttagttttttttactaagataagtataatattaaa encodes:
- the LOC122036465 gene encoding D-xylose-proton symporter-like 2: MALESSYPQQPKLPSYSKIVSTTDEIESARKPLVGGVSSGGSYSVRAAILPFLFPALGGVLFGYDIGATCGAQISLESPTISGTTWYDLSSVEIGLVVSGSLYGALIGSILAYNVADFLGRRRELILASVLYFVGALSTSLAPNFALLIVGRFFYGIGIGLAMHSAPIYIAETSPRQIRGILVSMKEFFIILGLLLGYTLSSIYVDFVAGWRYMYASSAPVCLIMGIGMWWLPPSPRWLLLSATQGKQDITTIKQLAVSCFCRLRGQATDSSSLQEVDSILDELRADLEKQVTIGEIFQGKCLKALIIGGGLVFFQQVTGQPSVLYYAATILQNAGFDAASDATRVSILIGLLKLIMTGIAVFVVDKIGRRPMLIGGVSGMAISLFLLSTYYTLSKDLPFIAVIALLSYVGCYQVSFGPIGWLMISEVFPLRFRGRGLSIAVLVNFTSNALVTFSFSLLQDWVGTASVFAGFGVVATAALVFIYFTVPETKGLTLEEIEAKII